One Candidatus Dependentiae bacterium genomic region harbors:
- a CDS encoding S8/S53 family peptidase — protein sequence MKIIFITLSLIFINSFLASFNFGIKEASYLKSCDKKFFLWHLSIPFVGLISNEKKTLDRQAEILLFDLAKKMGAGSKIAILDTDVYNENSFLCNPTSKTSPLSQHQLSGAKFEKRRSLLNSDTNDYLCEIRLAEQVKKNQNIINSNKKKLSLNHGDVTREIIKQLAPLCEIIVIPIMDKSGFASKQSLLDGLQKAIDIKVDVVHLGLKCQTDMNIKCQLDKQINKLIKKIPYVVASAGNDGKKIKQLAYPAALKSIFFSVGAFEYKDNSYPLCDFSQGSLNSAPNFLFPGLQIAIPIFDTQAQNYLVPYFSGTSMAAAMMTGFLALVLSEFKNDFNKKQIREVILSSSKKLKKNWDEKVNFGMVDCRETLMKLLILKGLFYKTSFIKKLEMINKFFTKEANSFYEVYKLGNPNKNNVKKTTVYATCEFYKKIDRDLYILVKDNIYALKERIWEEKQYS from the coding sequence ATGAAAATAATTTTTATAACGCTTAGCTTAATTTTTATAAATTCTTTTTTAGCATCATTTAATTTTGGCATAAAAGAAGCTAGCTATTTAAAATCTTGTGATAAAAAATTTTTTTTATGGCATCTTTCAATTCCTTTTGTTGGACTTATTTCAAATGAAAAAAAAACCTTAGATCGACAAGCTGAAATTTTATTATTTGATTTAGCAAAAAAAATGGGAGCGGGTTCTAAGATTGCAATATTGGACACAGATGTTTACAATGAGAATAGTTTTCTGTGCAATCCGACGTCAAAAACTTCGCCATTGTCGCAACACCAGCTCTCGGGGGCCAAATTTGAGAAAAGGCGCTCGCTTCTAAATTCCGATACAAATGATTACCTGTGCGAAATTCGTTTGGCTGAGCAGGTGAAAAAAAATCAAAATATTATAAATTCAAACAAAAAAAAATTAAGCCTAAATCATGGGGATGTAACACGTGAGATTATTAAACAACTTGCTCCACTCTGTGAAATCATAGTCATTCCAATTATGGATAAAAGTGGGTTTGCAAGTAAACAAAGTTTGCTTGATGGATTGCAAAAAGCAATTGATATAAAAGTAGATGTTGTGCATCTTGGATTAAAATGTCAAACAGATATGAATATTAAGTGCCAGCTAGACAAGCAAATAAATAAGTTGATTAAAAAAATTCCATATGTTGTTGCTTCTGCTGGAAATGACGGAAAAAAGATTAAACAGCTAGCTTATCCAGCAGCATTAAAATCTATATTTTTTTCAGTTGGCGCCTTTGAGTATAAAGATAATTCATATCCTCTTTGTGACTTTTCTCAGGGATCTTTAAACTCAGCTCCTAATTTTTTATTTCCAGGATTACAAATTGCTATACCTATTTTTGATACTCAAGCTCAAAATTATTTGGTGCCATATTTTTCTGGTACATCTATGGCTGCAGCAATGATGACAGGTTTTTTAGCTCTTGTTTTATCTGAATTTAAAAATGATTTTAACAAAAAACAAATTCGAGAAGTAATTCTAAGCAGCAGTAAGAAACTTAAAAAAAACTGGGATGAAAAAGTAAATTTTGGCATGGTGGATTGCAGAGAAACACTGATGAAATTATTGATTTTAAAGGGGCTTTTTTATAAAACTTCCTTTATAAAAAAACTAGAGATGATTAATAAATTTTTCACAAAGGAGGCAAATTCTTTTTATGAAGTTTATAAGCTTGGAAATCCAAATAAAAACAATGTAAAAAAAACTACCGTTTATGCGACTTGCGAGTTTTATAAAAAAATTGACAGAGATCTTTATATCTTGGTAAAAGATAATATCTATGCGTTAAAGGAAAGAATTTGGGAAGAAAAACAATACAGTTAA